A section of the Chlorocebus sabaeus isolate Y175 chromosome 17, mChlSab1.0.hap1, whole genome shotgun sequence genome encodes:
- the C17H6orf15 gene encoding uncharacterized protein C6orf15 homolog, whose translation MQGRMAGSCAPLGLLLVCLHLPGLFARSIGAVEEKVSQNLGTNLPQLGQPSLTGPPNSEHPQPALDPRSNDLARAPLKLSVPPSDGFPPAGGSAVQRWPLSGRLPAVYSWPPEDPWLMMAAAAADRLGEGLPEELSYLSSAAALAPGSGPLPGESSPDATDLSPEASHLHQDSESRRLPRSNPLGPGGKILSQRPPWSLIHRVLPDHPWGTLNPSVSWGGGGPGTGWGTRPMPHPGGIWGINNQPPGTSWGNINRYPGGSWGNINRYPGGSWGNNNRYPGGSWGNIHLYPGINNPFPPGVLRPPGSSWNIPAGFPNPPSPGLQWG comes from the exons ATGCAGGGCCGCATGGCAGGGAGCTGCGCTCCCCTGGGCCTGCTTCTGGTCTGTCTTCATCTCCCAG GCCTCTTTGCCCGGAGCATTGGTGCTGTGGAGGAGAAAGTTTCCCAAAACCTGGGGACCAACTTGCCTCAGCTTGGACAACCTTCCCTGACTGGCCCCCCTAACTCTGAACATCCTCAGCCCGCTCTGGACCCGAGGTCTAACGATTTGGCAAGGGCTCCTCTGAAGCTCAGCGTGCCCCCATCAGACGGCTTCCCACCTGCAGGAGGCTCTGCTGTGCAGAGGTGGCCTCTGTCCGGGAGGCTGCCTGCCGTGTACTCCTGGCCCCCTGAGGATCCTTGGCTGATGATGGCTGCTGCGGCTGCGGACCGCCTGGGGGAAGGGCTGCCTGAAGAACTCTCTTACCTCTCCAGTGCTGCGGCCCTCGCTCCAGGCAGTGGCCCTTTGCCTGGGGAGTCTTCTCCTGACGCCACAGACCTCTCACCCGAGGCTTCACACCTCCACCAGGACTCAGAGTCCAGACGACTGCCCCGTTCTAATCCACTGGGGCCCGGGGGAAAAATCCTTTCCCAACGCCCTCCCTGGTCTCTCATCCACAGGGTTCTGCCCGATCACCCCTGGGGGACCCTGAATCCCAGTGTgtcctggggaggtggaggccctGGGACTGGTTGGGGAACGAGGCCCATGCCACACCCTGGGGGAATCTGGGGTATCAATAATCAACCCCCAGGTACCAGCTGGGGGAATATTAATCGGTATCCAGGAGGCAGCTGGGGGAATATTAATCGGTATCCAGGAGGCAGCTGGGGGAATAATAATCGGTATCCAGGAGGCAGCTGGGGGAATATTCATCTATACCCAGGTATCAATAACCCATTTCCTCCCGGAGTTCTCCGCCCTCCTGGCTCTTCTTGGAACATCCCAGCTGGCTTCCCTAATCCTCCAAGCCCTGGGTTGCAGTGGGGCTAG
- the CDSN gene encoding corneodesmosin → MGSSRAPWMGRVGGRGMMALLLTGLLLPGTLAKSIGTFSDPCKDPTRITSPNDPCLTGKGGSSGFSSYSGSSGSGSSISSASGSGGGSSGSSVAQGGSAGSFKPGTGYSQVSYSSGSGSSLQGASSSSQLGSSGSQPGGSSGSQPGGSSGSHSGSSGSNAGSSSSHSGSSSSHSSSSSFQFSSSSSQVGSGSALPTSDNAYRGILNPSQLGQSSSFSQTSGVSSSGQRVISNQRPCSSDIPDSPCSGGPIISHSGPYIPSSHSVSGGQRPVVVVVEQHGSGGPGVVQGLPCSNGGLPGKPCPPITSVDKSYGGYEVVGGSSDSYLVPGMTYSKGKIYPVGYFTKDNPVKGSPGVPSFAAGPPISEGKYFSSNPIIPSQSGASSVIAFQPVGTGGVQLCGGSSTGSKGPCSPFSSQVHSSSSISSSSSSPYHPCGSTSQSPCSPPGTGSFSSSSSSQSSGKIILQPCGSKSSSSGHPCMSVSSLTLTGDPDGSPHPDPSAGAKPCGSGSAGKIPCRSIRDILAQVKPLGPQLADPEVFLPQGELLDSP, encoded by the coding sequence GGACCTTGGCTAAGAGCATTGGCACCTTCTCAGACCCCTGTAAGGACCCCACGCGTATCACCTCTCCTAATGACCCCTGCCTCACTGGGAAGGGTGGCTCCAGTGGCTTCAGTAGCTACAGTGGCTCCAGCGGTTCTGGCAGCTCCATTTCCAGTGCCAGTGGCTCTGGCGGTGGCTCCAGTGGATCCAGCGTTGCCCAGGGTGGTTCTGCAGGATCTTTTAAGCCAGGAACAGGGTATTCCCAGGTCAGCTACTCCTCCGGATCTGGCTCTAGTCTACAAGGTGCATCCAGTTCCTCCCAGCTGGGCAGCAGCGGCTCCCAGCCCGGGGGCAGCAGCGGCTCCCAGCCCGGCGGCAGCAGCGGCTCTCACTCGGGAAGCAGCGGCTCTAACGCAGGAAGCAGTAGCTCTCACTCGGGAAGCAGCAGCTCTCattccagcagcagcagctttcagttcagcagcagcagctcccaaGTAGGGAGTGGCTCTGCTCTGCCAACCAGTGACAACGCTTACCGCGGAATACTAAACCCCTCCCAGCTTGGACAAAGCTCTTCCTTTTCCCAGACCTCTGGGGTGTCCAGCAGTGGCCAAAGGGTCATCTCCAACCAGCGTCCCTGTAGTTCGGACATCCCCGACTCTCCCTGCAGTGGAGGGCCCATCATCTCACACTCCGGTCCCTACATCCCCAGCTCCCACTCTGTGTCAGGGGGTCAGaggcctgtggtggtggtggtggagcaGCACGGTTCTGGTGGCCCTGGAGTGGTTCAAGGTCTCCCCTGTAGCAACGGTGGCCTTCCAGGCAAGCCCTGTCCCCCAATCACCTCTGTAGACAAATCCTATGGTGGCTATGAGGTGGTGGGTGGCTCCTCTGACAGTTATCTGGTTCCAGGCATGACGTACAGTAAAGGGAAAATCTACCCTGTGGGCTACTTCACCAAAGATAACCCTGTGAAAGGCTCTCCAGGTGTCCCTTCCTTTGCAGCTGGGCCCCCCATCTCTGAGGGCAAATACTTCTCCAGCAACCCCATCATCCCCAGCCAGTCGGGAGCTTCCTcagtcattgcattccagcccgtGGGGACTGGTGGGGTCCAGCTCTGTGGAGGCAGCTCCACAGGCTCCAAGGGACCCTGCTCTCCCTTCAGTTCTCAAGTCCACAGCAGTTCTAGCATTTCCAGCAGCTCCAGTTCACCCTACCATCCCTGCGGCAGCACTTCCCAGAGCCCCTGCTCCCCGCCAGGCACCGGCTCCTTCAGCAGCAGCTCCAGTTCCCAATCCAGTGGCAAAATCATCCTTCAGCCTTGTGGCAGCAAGTCCAGCTCTTCTGGTCACCCTTGCATGTCTGTCTCCTCCTTGACACTGACTGGGGACCCCGATGGCTCTCCCCATCCTGATCCCTCCGCTGGTGCCAAGCCCTGTGGCTCCGGCAGTGCTGGAAAGATCCCCTGCCGCTCCATCCGGGATATCCTAGCCCAAGTGAAGCCTCTGGGGCCCCAGCTAGCTGACCCTGAGGTTTTCCTACCCCAGGGAGAGTTACTCGACAGTCCGTAA